A region of Dethiosulfovibrio russensis DNA encodes the following proteins:
- a CDS encoding ribosomal-processing cysteine protease Prp: MTKVVISRRNGFIHALSVEGHSGYAPSGEDIVCAAVTTLVQALHIGLSDVLGKPVDTCVDQESTKIALEWHGMSSEVQAIAATICESFRALAETYPENVQLVEVQEDAS, from the coding sequence ATGACCAAGGTGGTGATCTCCCGACGGAATGGTTTTATACACGCTCTGTCGGTGGAGGGACATTCAGGATATGCCCCTTCGGGGGAGGATATCGTCTGTGCCGCGGTCACCACGCTTGTCCAGGCTCTCCATATAGGTCTTTCCGACGTCCTCGGTAAACCCGTGGATACCTGTGTAGACCAGGAAAGCACAAAGATAGCCCTTGAATGGCACGGTATGTCGTCGGAGGTTCAGGCGATAGCCGCAACGATCTGCGAGAGCTTCAGGGCTCTTGCGGAAACCTATCCGGAAAATGTACAATTGGTGGAGGTGCAGGAAGATGCTTCGTAA
- the rplU gene encoding 50S ribosomal protein L21 produces MYAIIETGGKQYRVQPGDELKIEKLAIEENDQVSFDKVLLVGSENDVKVGTPHVEGVSVKGTVLSNGKNKKLIVFKYKNKTKYRRFRGHRQPFSLVRIDSIDG; encoded by the coding sequence ATGTACGCAATAATCGAAACCGGTGGAAAGCAATATCGAGTTCAGCCAGGAGACGAGCTCAAGATCGAGAAGTTGGCGATCGAGGAGAACGATCAGGTCTCCTTCGACAAGGTCCTTCTTGTAGGCTCGGAGAACGACGTTAAGGTCGGTACCCCCCATGTAGAGGGAGTCTCGGTAAAAGGAACCGTTCTCTCCAATGGCAAGAACAAGAAACTGATCGTCTTCAAGTACAAGAACAAGACTAAATACAGAAGATTCAGAGGGCACAGACAGCCCTTCAGTCTGGTCAGAATCGACTCTATCGACGGCTGA
- the rsfS gene encoding ribosome silencing factor: MEYSKQADSVARAVSDKRGNDVTIMDVREGSTIAEEFVVVTANSDVHMKTLCEAASDALEELGLSHAVEGQTSSMWRLIDAGYLLVHVFSSKGREFYDLERIWGDHPHVRLENQD, encoded by the coding sequence GTGGAATACAGCAAACAAGCCGATTCGGTAGCAAGAGCCGTTTCCGACAAAAGGGGAAACGACGTCACGATAATGGACGTCAGAGAGGGGTCTACCATTGCGGAGGAATTCGTGGTCGTCACCGCCAATTCGGACGTTCACATGAAGACGCTCTGCGAAGCGGCATCGGACGCTTTAGAAGAGTTGGGGCTATCTCATGCCGTCGAGGGCCAGACCAGTTCAATGTGGCGTTTGATAGATGCGGGATACCTGCTGGTTCACGTCTTCAGCTCCAAGGGTAGAGAGTTCTACGATCTGGAGAGGATATGGGGAGATCATCCTCACGTGAGGTTGGAAAATCAAGACTGA
- the obgE gene encoding GTPase ObgE: protein MKFVDIVTIQVAAGRGGNGCMSFRREKFVPKGGPDGGNGGRGGHIFLEATTDLHTLADFEYSRHISSNNGAHGQGARKFGANASDVVIKVPCGTIVFDKETGEPLADLVEPGDRCLVAKGGRGGKGNAHFANSRRRAPRFSEKGEDGEKRKITMELKLIADVALVGVPNAGKSSLLAAISNATPKIADYPFTTLSPNLGVMKIDQDKIVVADIPGLIEGAHQNKGLGHYFLRHIERTRVIVHVLDLSSGSLENVVNQWKTVLDEFRAYNADLLERPYIVVGNKIDIDSARNLIDQTGEFFSQKGIRFIATSALSGEGVQEFMDHIVSLSREHPRPTGTTRLFATVEEDLPERRTRDKVQILRLHESGCFRVIHPRIEAASARYDFGQEEAAVRFMRILRQYKVEELLEASGAQEGDTIYIGDVAFEFQPERAY, encoded by the coding sequence ATGAAATTTGTAGATATAGTAACCATACAGGTGGCTGCCGGTAGAGGCGGTAACGGATGTATGAGTTTTCGCAGGGAAAAATTCGTTCCCAAAGGAGGTCCCGACGGCGGAAACGGCGGAAGGGGCGGCCATATTTTTCTCGAGGCCACCACGGATCTGCATACCCTGGCGGACTTCGAGTACTCTAGACATATTTCGTCCAACAACGGAGCTCACGGACAGGGAGCCAGAAAATTCGGTGCCAACGCATCTGACGTGGTGATAAAGGTGCCATGTGGTACCATCGTTTTCGACAAGGAGACGGGCGAGCCCCTGGCGGACTTGGTGGAACCCGGCGACCGTTGTCTGGTGGCCAAAGGTGGGAGAGGCGGGAAGGGCAACGCCCATTTCGCCAACTCCAGGAGGCGTGCGCCCCGTTTTTCCGAAAAAGGCGAGGATGGGGAAAAACGAAAGATAACCATGGAGCTCAAACTGATCGCCGATGTAGCTCTGGTAGGGGTTCCTAACGCGGGAAAATCGTCCCTTTTGGCGGCGATATCAAACGCCACACCTAAGATAGCCGATTATCCCTTTACCACTTTATCCCCTAACCTCGGAGTCATGAAGATCGACCAGGATAAAATTGTCGTAGCCGACATACCGGGACTTATAGAAGGAGCTCATCAGAATAAAGGACTAGGTCATTACTTTCTTCGTCACATAGAGAGGACGAGGGTCATCGTCCACGTCCTGGATCTCAGCTCCGGGTCCCTTGAGAACGTCGTGAATCAATGGAAGACCGTTTTGGATGAGTTCCGGGCATACAATGCCGATCTGCTGGAGCGACCTTATATAGTCGTGGGGAACAAGATCGACATAGACTCGGCCAGGAATTTGATCGATCAGACAGGTGAATTCTTCTCCCAAAAGGGTATCCGCTTTATCGCTACAAGCGCTTTGAGTGGAGAAGGGGTCCAGGAATTCATGGATCATATAGTCTCACTGTCCAGAGAACATCCAAGACCTACTGGGACCACTAGGCTGTTCGCGACGGTGGAGGAGGATCTTCCGGAAAGAAGAACCAGGGATAAGGTTCAGATCCTCAGGCTTCACGAATCCGGCTGCTTCAGGGTTATTCACCCCAGGATAGAGGCAGCTTCTGCCAGATACGATTTCGGTCAAGAAGAGGCTGCTGTGAGGTTTATGAGGATACTTAGACAATATAAGGTGGAGGAACTCCTGGAGGCAAGCGGAGCTCAGGAGGGAGACACCATATATATAGGCGACGTCGCGTTCGAGTTCCAGCCGGAACGGGCTTACTGA
- the rpmA gene encoding 50S ribosomal protein L27, with translation MLRNLLSLQFFAHKKGQGSSSNGRDSRGQRLGLKLSDGQIAKAGNIIVRQRGTSFHPGVNVGLGKDYTLFALKDGIVRFKNKGTRKYVTIEELTPAV, from the coding sequence ATGCTTCGTAATCTATTAAGTCTTCAGTTTTTCGCCCATAAAAAGGGACAGGGGAGTAGCTCGAACGGAAGAGACTCTCGTGGACAGAGGCTTGGCCTCAAGCTCAGCGACGGTCAGATAGCCAAGGCCGGCAATATTATCGTTCGTCAGAGGGGAACGTCCTTTCATCCTGGCGTCAACGTCGGACTTGGCAAGGATTATACCCTGTTCGCTTTGAAGGACGGTATAGTCCGTTTCAAGAACAAGGGTACTAGAAAGTACGTCACCATAGAAGAACTCACCCCGGCCGTTTAA
- a CDS encoding DNA repair protein RecN, which produces MIEELHIRHIGGIRESHLQFSSGLTAITGESGAGKSSVVRALELASGKRASSSIIRSGSDSAEVEAVYLFDEEDPDFLYGSEDGRLFVRREIVKNGRGKVLLQNRQAPVGVLSEVSQRLITIQSQFAQLELLDQDKQLLILDLCGGEELKKLRENLREQVKATISIEKELQSLRQRQRSVTDRFKSAEEVVHRWRKMDISEESEALWEEEYRRLSEELGRLNDLRKIVIRMKNDEPGSVKEELDDLIHRLSQLLPRDRCDELSPHMEAIVEGYGALLNELESDSDEDRRSAVEESVEELESKIGHLRKLKRTAGVTSLKELILYCREADQELDWLSKSNDLRQGLEKDVEEHRKIASRMALALRKLRKEAALWLEARVNRCLTEMAMEDARFSVGLIEETKLRPNGADLVEFRLAWGRNEPGPVSKMASGGELSRILLAIRLSLPEEDRPPTVVFDEVEAGLGGRAAVLAGLKLRDLSRRCQVIMITHEASIAALADRHLVVKRDGMDSDISELEDEERVSEIARMLSGDLDMDEARSHASMLLRRGDVPASVE; this is translated from the coding sequence TTGATAGAGGAACTTCATATACGTCATATAGGAGGTATAAGGGAGAGTCACCTTCAATTTTCCTCCGGTCTGACAGCCATAACAGGCGAAAGCGGAGCTGGCAAAAGCAGCGTGGTCAGAGCCTTGGAGCTTGCGTCCGGAAAGAGGGCCTCTTCCTCCATAATAAGGTCCGGTAGCGACTCGGCAGAGGTGGAGGCCGTTTATCTTTTCGACGAGGAAGACCCCGATTTTCTCTACGGTTCGGAGGACGGGCGTCTGTTCGTAAGAAGGGAGATCGTAAAAAACGGACGAGGAAAGGTGCTCCTTCAAAACAGACAGGCTCCTGTAGGAGTCCTTTCGGAGGTATCTCAAAGGCTGATAACTATACAGAGTCAGTTCGCTCAGTTAGAGCTGCTGGATCAGGATAAACAGCTGCTTATCCTGGATCTCTGCGGTGGGGAGGAACTGAAAAAACTTCGGGAAAATCTGAGGGAGCAGGTCAAGGCGACCATATCCATAGAGAAGGAGCTTCAGAGCCTCCGACAACGACAGAGATCCGTCACGGATCGATTTAAAAGCGCCGAGGAAGTAGTCCACCGCTGGAGAAAGATGGATATCTCCGAGGAAAGCGAGGCCCTCTGGGAAGAGGAGTACAGAAGGCTGTCGGAGGAACTTGGCCGTCTGAACGACCTTCGTAAAATCGTCATAAGGATGAAAAACGACGAACCGGGAAGCGTCAAGGAAGAGTTGGACGATTTGATCCATCGTCTATCTCAGCTTCTCCCCAGGGATAGATGCGATGAGCTATCCCCGCATATGGAAGCTATAGTTGAGGGGTACGGGGCTCTCCTAAACGAACTCGAAAGCGATTCCGACGAGGATCGTCGATCCGCCGTAGAGGAAAGCGTCGAAGAGCTTGAGTCAAAGATAGGCCACCTCAGGAAACTTAAAAGAACGGCCGGTGTGACATCTCTGAAAGAGCTTATCCTTTACTGTAGAGAGGCGGACCAGGAGCTGGATTGGCTGTCCAAGAGTAACGATCTTAGACAGGGCCTGGAGAAGGACGTGGAGGAGCACAGGAAAATCGCGTCCAGGATGGCCTTGGCTCTTAGAAAGCTGAGAAAAGAGGCGGCTTTATGGCTTGAGGCCAGGGTAAACCGATGCCTGACCGAGATGGCTATGGAGGACGCTCGCTTTTCGGTGGGGCTGATAGAGGAGACAAAACTCAGACCCAACGGGGCGGACTTGGTCGAGTTCCGACTTGCATGGGGAAGGAACGAGCCAGGACCGGTCTCTAAGATGGCATCCGGAGGTGAATTAAGCCGCATCCTTTTGGCCATAAGGCTATCCCTTCCGGAGGAAGATCGACCCCCTACCGTCGTTTTCGACGAGGTGGAGGCCGGTTTGGGAGGTAGAGCAGCGGTGTTGGCCGGTCTGAAGCTGAGAGACCTGTCCCGCAGGTGCCAGGTGATAATGATTACCCATGAGGCATCTATCGCGGCCCTGGCGGACAGACATCTGGTCGTCAAAAGAGACGGGATGGACAGTGATATATCCGAACTAGAGGACGAAGAGAGGGTGTCCGAGATAGCTAGGATGCTCTCCGGCGATCTGGATATGGACGAGGCCAGATCCCATGCCTCCATGCTCTTGAGACGAGGGGATGTGCCCGCATCCGTGGAGTAG
- a CDS encoding LCP family protein, translating to MVRKTRILFLIFVALVATVAGGAWRLKGLVSPEAQDIKQKIQFDEKTGSINILALGVDDVEGVHRSDTIAFITLDIDNKRIKVMSLPRDTRTTIRDHGTQKINHSYAYGGVDLLKETVVNLIGMPIHYTLAVNYESFPKIVDSLGGIDVDVQKNLHYRDNAGGLYINIKKGWRHLDGKTALEYVRFRHDALGDIGRIKRQQRFLKALLKKLYDPSTMSHLPEITEEILSVVETDIPPSQALQLISYLKDISPERISFFTMPGKAAMINGASYWSPDLLQTSTLLTSSQDLSGAMDLSGQDEAKAGLVEGLVSEINRPIAVLNGDGTSGLGKEISSRLEKHGIEVAYVGNAKHFDFHYSTINYKPGEDSKDVALALARLSGIPENLVKEDRGASYSATLILGHDKDRIIANLDR from the coding sequence ATGGTACGAAAGACGAGGATCCTTTTCCTAATATTCGTCGCTCTCGTCGCCACTGTCGCTGGAGGAGCCTGGCGATTGAAGGGATTGGTCTCTCCGGAGGCGCAGGATATAAAGCAAAAAATCCAGTTCGACGAAAAAACCGGAAGTATAAACATACTGGCCCTGGGGGTCGACGACGTAGAAGGGGTGCATAGGTCGGATACTATAGCCTTCATCACCCTGGATATAGACAACAAGAGGATAAAGGTGATGTCTCTTCCGAGGGATACCAGGACGACCATAAGAGACCATGGAACTCAAAAGATAAATCATTCCTACGCTTACGGTGGGGTAGACCTTCTCAAGGAAACTGTCGTTAACCTGATAGGAATGCCGATACATTATACTTTGGCGGTAAACTATGAGAGTTTCCCTAAAATAGTGGACTCTCTCGGCGGTATCGACGTAGACGTTCAGAAAAATCTTCATTATAGGGATAACGCCGGTGGATTATACATAAACATCAAAAAGGGATGGCGTCATCTGGACGGCAAGACCGCCCTCGAGTACGTTCGATTTCGTCACGATGCTCTCGGCGATATAGGACGTATCAAAAGGCAACAGAGATTCCTGAAGGCTCTGCTTAAAAAGCTTTACGATCCTTCTACCATGTCCCATTTGCCGGAGATAACAGAGGAAATTCTCTCCGTGGTGGAGACCGACATACCTCCGAGTCAGGCCTTACAGTTGATAAGCTATCTAAAGGACATCTCTCCCGAGAGGATCTCTTTTTTCACCATGCCAGGAAAGGCCGCGATGATAAACGGAGCCAGCTATTGGTCGCCGGATCTGCTCCAGACCTCTACTTTGTTGACGTCCAGTCAGGACCTGTCTGGTGCGATGGACCTAAGCGGTCAGGATGAAGCAAAGGCAGGACTCGTAGAGGGTCTCGTGTCCGAGATAAACCGCCCTATCGCAGTTTTAAACGGAGATGGGACCTCTGGGCTTGGAAAAGAGATATCCTCCAGACTTGAAAAACACGGTATAGAGGTCGCTTACGTAGGCAACGCCAAGCATTTTGACTTTCACTACAGCACTATAAACTATAAACCCGGCGAGGACTCCAAAGATGTCGCCCTTGCCTTGGCTAGGCTTTCCGGGATACCGGAAAATCTGGTCAAAGAGGACCGAGGGGCCTCCTATAGTGCAACTTTGATATTAGGACATGACAAAGACAGGATAATCGCTAATTTAGACAGATAG
- the nadD gene encoding nicotinate-nucleotide adenylyltransferase yields the protein MASVRKIGVMGGTFDPIHHGHLVAAEEAYHALGLERVIFIPTGDSFHKKDRRVTSPEDRYMMTCLATLENDHFRVSRIEIDRHEPSYTVETMREMSHWYPEGTASFYFITGVDAVMTMENWHEHEYLPGLCTIVAVSRPGYDRDESQVEIPFPGFLGNSVVPLSIPSLSISSTDIRKRVAKGENIRYLVPPLVEKFIDKKGLYRKDGSGHRA from the coding sequence ATGGCCTCTGTCCGTAAGATCGGCGTGATGGGAGGAACCTTCGATCCTATACATCACGGACATCTAGTAGCGGCGGAAGAAGCCTACCACGCCTTAGGCCTGGAGAGGGTTATATTCATCCCCACTGGAGATTCTTTTCATAAAAAAGACAGGCGAGTCACGTCTCCGGAAGACAGATACATGATGACCTGTCTGGCTACCTTGGAAAACGATCATTTTAGGGTCTCTCGGATCGAGATAGACAGACATGAACCTAGCTATACAGTGGAGACCATGAGAGAGATGAGCCATTGGTATCCCGAGGGTACCGCCTCCTTCTACTTTATCACCGGGGTGGATGCGGTTATGACGATGGAGAACTGGCATGAACACGAATATCTTCCCGGATTATGCACCATCGTGGCGGTAAGTCGTCCTGGTTACGACCGTGATGAAAGCCAGGTAGAAATCCCCTTCCCCGGCTTTCTAGGGAACTCGGTCGTTCCTCTCTCCATTCCATCTCTGTCCATATCGAGCACCGACATAAGGAAACGGGTTGCAAAAGGGGAAAACATAAGGTATTTAGTTCCTCCTCTGGTGGAAAAGTTTATAGATAAGAAAGGGCTTTACAGGAAGGACGGATCGGGACATAGAGCATAA